One Dictyostelium discoideum AX4 chromosome 3 chromosome, whole genome shotgun sequence genomic region harbors:
- the rps11 gene encoding 40S ribosomal protein S11: MADIQAEKAFQKQQVSFKNRFQLKASKGKEGIRYYKNIGLGYRTPKDAIEGTYIDKKCPFTSDVSIRGAILRGTVISTKMRRTLVVRRNYLHYIKKYNRFEKRHSNIPAHVSPAFNVKEGDSVTIGQCRPLSKTVRFNVIKHDISAASKKQFKAF; this comes from the coding sequence TCCAAAAGCAACAAGTTTCTTTCAAAAACAGATTCCAACTTAAAGCCAGCAAAGGTAAAGAAGGTATCAGATATTACAAAAATATCGGTCTTGGTTACAGAACCCCAAAGGATGCCATCGAAGGTACCTACATCGATAAGAAATGTCCATTCACCTCAGACGTTTCAATCCGTGGTGCTATCCTCCGTGGTACCGTCATCTCAACCAAAATGAGAAGAACCCTTGTTGTCAGAAGAAACTATCTCCACTACATCAAGAAATACAACCGTTTTGAAAAGAGACACTCCAACATCCCAGCCCACGTTTCACCAGCTTTCAACGTAAAGGAAGGTGACTCTGTTACCATTGGCCAATGTAGACCATTATCCAAAACTGTCAGATTCAACGTCATCAAACACGATATCTCTGCTGCCTCAAAGAAACAATTCAAAGCtttctaa